In Papio anubis isolate 15944 chromosome 17, Panubis1.0, whole genome shotgun sequence, the following are encoded in one genomic region:
- the KCNJ16 gene encoding inward rectifier potassium channel 16, protein MSYYGSSYHIVNVDTKYPGYPPEHIIAEKRRARRRLLHKDGSCNVYFKHIFGEWGSYVVDIFTTLVDTKWRHMFVIFSLSYILSWLIFGSVFWLIALHHGDLLNDPDITPCVDNVHSFTGAFLFSLETQTTIGYGYRCVTEECSVAVLMVILQSILSCIINTFIIGAALAKMATARKRAQTIRFSYFALIGMRDGKLCLMWRIGDFRPNHVVEGTVRAQLLRYTEDSEGRMTMAFKDLKLVNDQIILVTPVTIVHEIDHESPLYALDRKAVAKDNFEILVTFIYTGDSTGTSHQSRSSYVPREILWGHRFNDVLEVKRKYYKVNCLQFEGSVEVYAPFCSAKQLDWKDQQLHIEKAPPVRGSCTSDTKARRRSFSAIAIVSSCENPEETTTSAAHEYRETPYQKALLTLNRISVESQM, encoded by the coding sequence ATGAGCTATTACGGCAGCAGCTATCATATTGTCAATGTGGACACAAAATACCCAGGCTACCCACCAGAGCACATTATAGCTGAGAAGAGAAGAGCAAGAAGACGATTGCTTCACAAAGATGGCAGCTGTAATGTCTACTTCAAGCACATTTTTGGAGAATGGGGAAGCTATGTGGTTGACATCTTCACCACTCTTGTGGACACTAAGTGGCGCCATATGtttgtgatattttctttatcttatatTCTCTCATGGTTGATATTTGGCTCTGTCTTTTGGCTCATAGCCCTTCATCATGGCGATCTATTAAATGATCCAGACATCACACCTTGTGTTGACAACGTCCATTCTTTCACAGGGGCCTTTTTGTTCTCCCTTGAGACCCAAACCACCATAGGATATGGTTATCGCTGTGTTACTGAAGAATGCTCTGTGGCCGTGCTCATGGTGATCCTCCAGTCCATCTTAAGTTGCATCATAAATACCTTTATCATTGGAGCTGCCTTGGCCAAAATGGCAACTGCTCGAAAGAGAGCCCAAACCATTCGTTTCAGCTACTTTGCACTTATAGGCATGAGGGATGGGAAGCTTTGCCTCATGTGGCGCATTGGTGATTTTCGGCCAAACCACGTGGTAGAAGGAACAGTTAGAGCCCAACTTCTCCGCTACACAGAAGACAGTGAAGGGAGGATGACAATGGCATTTAAAGACCTCAAATTAGTCAATGACCAAATCATCCTGGTCACCCCGGTAACTATTGTCCATGAAATTGACCACGAGAGCCCTCTGTATGCCCTTGACCGCAAAGCAGTAGCCAAAGATAACTTTGAGATTTTGGTGACATTTATCTATACTGGTGATTCCACTGGAACATCCCACCAATCTAGAAGCTCCTATGTTCCCCGAGAAATTCTCTGGGGCCATAGGTTTAATGATGTCTTGGAAGTTAAGAGGAAGTATTACAAAGTGAACTGCTTACAGTTTGAAGGGAGTGTGGAAGTATATGCCCCCTTTTGCAGTGCCAAGCAATTGGACTGGAAAGACCAGCAGCTCCACATAGAAAAGGCACCGCCAGTTCGAGGATCCTGCACATCAGACACCAAGGCGAGACGAAGGTCATTTAGTGCCATTGCCATTGTCAGCAGCTGTGAAAATCCTGAGGAAACCACCACTTCTGCCGCACATGAGTATAGGGAAACACCTTATCAGAAAGCTCTCCTGACTTTAAACAGAATCTCTGTGGAATCCCAAATGTAG